The sequence ATCGCGCCGAGCTTCTCGCCGAGGTCGGCGTGATCCTGCGGCTCGAAGTCGAACGTCTTCGGCTCGCCGTGCGTGCGCAGCGTCGCGAAGTTCTCTTCACCGCCGGCGGGGACGCCCTCGAGGACGGGGTTCGCGATGGCTCGGATCGCGGCGTCGAAGGCCTCGTCGGCCGCGGTCGACACCGCGCTCGCCTCTTTGACGCGGCCCGCGAGGAGCTGGGCCTCGGCGACGAGCTGCTTCTTCTCGTCTTTGGGCGCCTTCGCGACCGTCTTGCCGAAGGCGTTCTGCTCGGCACGGAGGTCTTCGAAGGCGGCGATCGCGCGTCGCCGCTCGATGTCGGCGGCGACGGCCGCGTCGACCACGTCGGTGGACTCACCCCGCGCCAGCTGACTCTGCTTGAGGAGGTCGGGGGCGTCGCGGAGGAGCTGGGGATCGATCACGGGTCCATCCTAAGGAATCGCCGTCGCGCTCGTCGGGCTCGAGCAGCACCTGTGGAGAAGCAGAGGCGCAGCAGCAGGGCACCTGTGGAGAGCGGCAGAGGCAGCCGCTCGTAACACGACCGGCACACGACGGCACTTCCTGTCGAATACGGTTGGGCCATGAACTCCCCCTCCTCGTCCGCCGGCCCCGCGAGCCCGGCTGCGGCCCGAGCCGAGGCGGAGACGGCCCGGAAGACGGCCGCGGTCGTGTACAACCCGATCAAGGTCTCGCTCGCCGACATCGAGAAGTCGGTCAAGCGACACCAGAAGACAGCGGGCTGGAACGAGACCCTCTACTACGCCACCTCGGTCGAGGACCCGGGCGGAGGCGTCACGGCGCAGGCCCTCGCCGCCGGAGCCGACGTGGTCGTCGCGGCCGGCGGCGACGGCACGGTCAGGAGCGTGGCCGAGGCCCTTCGCGGCACGGACGCCGCCCTCGGCCTCCTCCCGTCGGGCACCGGCAACCTGCTGGCGCGCAACCTGAAGCTGAGCCTCGACCACCTCGACACGGCCATCTCGACGGTGTTCCACGGCGTCGACCGCCCGATCGACGTGGGCGTCGTCGACATCGAGAACGCCGACGGGTCGCGCGACCGCCGCGTCTTCGTCGTCATGGCCGGTCTCGGGCTCGACGCGAAGATGCTCGCCAACACGAACGACAAGCTGAAGAAGCGCGTGGGCTGGCTCGCCTACGTCGACGCGATCATCCGCTCGCTCCGCGACGACAACCGGATGACGATCCGCTACGACCTCGACGGCACCGGCCGCAAGACCATGCGGACGAACACGATCATCCTGGGCAACTGCGGCCTCCTGCCCGGCAACCTGATGCTGCTGCCCGACGCCGCGATCGACGACGGCATCTTCGACATCGTGGCGCTCCGGCC comes from Frondihabitans peucedani and encodes:
- a CDS encoding diacylglycerol/lipid kinase family protein; the protein is MNSPSSSAGPASPAAARAEAETARKTAAVVYNPIKVSLADIEKSVKRHQKTAGWNETLYYATSVEDPGGGVTAQALAAGADVVVAAGGDGTVRSVAEALRGTDAALGLLPSGTGNLLARNLKLSLDHLDTAISTVFHGVDRPIDVGVVDIENADGSRDRRVFVVMAGLGLDAKMLANTNDKLKKRVGWLAYVDAIIRSLRDDNRMTIRYDLDGTGRKTMRTNTIILGNCGLLPGNLMLLPDAAIDDGIFDIVALRPEHRIDWIGIWLKIVWENGVLRRSRTGRKIMEHTPEIKTVRYMKGAQLVVRLDSPQDFELDGDSHGLAVAIKAWVDPLALRVRVPA